One stretch of Candidatus Bathyarchaeota archaeon DNA includes these proteins:
- a CDS encoding indole-3-glycerol-phosphate synthase has product MAEGYYNIEEAQPRVSIGFKENILRCRSNPVIAEIKLASPSMGVIAEDIDVENIAKMMRSGGASALSILTEPKNFMGRIEHLQATQCVGLPRLMKDIIIDPVQVEAAAKAGAEAILLITSIFQRRLSETNLDDMISLAHKRGLEVLLETHTAEEFQTSVNTQADLIGINNRDLSTMTTDIQVTVQIMTKCKPRGRIIVSESGIATPEHIRLLRRHGVDAFLVGSSIMTSPDIEGKVRELVEA; this is encoded by the coding sequence ATTGCGGAAGGCTACTATAACATAGAAGAGGCTCAGCCTCGAGTCAGCATAGGCTTCAAAGAGAATATTTTAAGGTGCAGATCAAACCCTGTGATCGCGGAGATAAAGTTAGCCTCACCATCAATGGGAGTCATCGCCGAAGATATAGATGTTGAAAACATAGCCAAAATGATGAGAAGTGGAGGAGCCTCAGCCCTCTCAATCCTGACTGAACCCAAAAACTTCATGGGCCGAATCGAACATCTCCAAGCCACACAATGCGTAGGCCTACCGAGACTCATGAAAGACATCATAATAGATCCAGTTCAGGTTGAGGCTGCAGCGAAGGCTGGTGCCGAAGCCATCCTGCTGATAACATCAATATTCCAGAGAAGACTCTCAGAGACCAACCTCGACGACATGATAAGCCTAGCCCACAAGAGAGGCTTGGAGGTTCTGCTCGAGACCCATACGGCAGAGGAGTTTCAGACATCCGTGAATACTCAGGCCGACCTGATTGGAATAAACAACAGAGACCTATCGACAATGACCACAGACATCCAAGTAACAGTGCAAATAATGACCAAGTGCAAGCCTAGAGGCAGGATCATCGTCAGCGAGAGCGGAATAGCAACGCCTGAACATATCAGACTATTGAGAAGGCATGGCGTAGACGCATTTCTAGTAGGCTCATCCATCATGACCTCACCAGACATTGAAGGAAAAGTTCGCGAATTGGTGGAGGCCTAG
- a CDS encoding phosphoribosylanthranilate isomerase — translation MVKVKICGITCERDLDRAAQAGADILGFIVDTPASPRNISMKEAETLIDSLPSRILSAAVTVFKNLERILEINRSLEPDIIQIHGGIDEKLLKKICSVGKVVPAVDARSSDAVQQALTYSDLAHAILVDTHSDNGLGGTGRVHDWSLSREIRDRIYPVKMFLAGGLTPDNVRSAIEAVEPYGVDVSSGVEAKPGVKDPMKMIEFVRRVREAENYET, via the coding sequence ATGGTTAAAGTCAAGATCTGCGGAATAACCTGCGAGAGAGACCTGGATAGAGCCGCCCAGGCTGGAGCAGACATTCTGGGATTCATAGTAGACACACCAGCCTCACCTAGAAACATATCCATGAAGGAGGCTGAGACCCTGATTGACAGCCTGCCGAGCAGAATCTTGAGCGCCGCCGTAACCGTCTTCAAGAATCTAGAGAGAATATTGGAGATTAACAGGTCCCTGGAACCCGACATCATTCAGATTCATGGGGGAATCGATGAAAAACTTTTGAAAAAAATATGCTCGGTAGGAAAGGTTGTTCCAGCTGTGGATGCAAGGTCAAGCGACGCAGTCCAACAGGCCCTCACATATTCAGATCTCGCCCACGCAATCCTAGTGGACACCCACAGCGACAACGGTCTCGGTGGGACGGGCAGAGTACATGACTGGAGCCTAAGCAGGGAAATAAGAGACAGAATATATCCTGTAAAAATGTTTCTTGCTGGAGGTCTGACACCAGACAACGTAAGAAGCGCGATAGAGGCCGTCGAACCGTACGGCGTAGACGTCTCATCAGGGGTCGAGGCCAAGCCTGGAGTGAAGGATCCGATGAAGATGATTGAGTTTGTGAGAAGAGTCAGAGAGGCTGAAAACTATGAAACATGA
- a CDS encoding pyridoxal-phosphate dependent enzyme — MKHDSRQTLKGKFGRYGGQYVPETLMAALNDLEEAYIKLKDDETFKSELNYYLREFAGRPTSLYYAENLTRKYGGPKIYLKREDLAHGGAHKINNTLGQALLARRMGKRRVIAETGAGQHGVATAIACAALGLKA, encoded by the coding sequence ATGAAACATGATAGCCGCCAAACCTTGAAGGGTAAGTTTGGAAGGTACGGTGGCCAATACGTGCCTGAGACCCTCATGGCGGCCCTGAACGATTTGGAGGAGGCGTATATCAAACTTAAGGATGACGAGACCTTCAAAAGCGAATTGAACTATTACCTGAGAGAGTTCGCTGGTAGACCAACCTCCCTCTACTATGCTGAAAACCTGACGAGAAAGTATGGGGGTCCAAAGATATATTTGAAGAGGGAGGATCTGGCCCATGGGGGAGCCCACAAGATAAACAACACCCTAGGTCAAGCCCTCCTAGCTAGGAGGATGGGGAAGAGGAGGGTGATCGCTGAGACAGGTGCTGGTCAACATGGTGTCGCCACGGCAATAGCGTGCGCAGCCCTGGGTCTGAAAGCC